The genomic interval CCGAGGCGATGCAGACCACGCTCGAGCAAGGGGCGTCGCGCTTCCCAAAACACTTGATCAGCAGGCGGCAGGAGGGAACGAAGTTGAAGGTACGAGGCCCAGCGTCGCCGAGAAGGACGGACACCAAGTAGTTCCAGTAGTTCCTCCCGCGGCAACACCGTCATGGCAGCCATCTTGAGACGAACCAGGGCAAGTTGGTGCGGGTTGAAGTCCACCGCCAGCACCTCAGCGGGGTCATCCAGCAACAGGGCAAACAGGTTGCAGCCTGCCGAAGCAATCGATAGCACGCGATCGCCGGACTGAACCCTCAATGCCGCTCGAAGCACCGCCGGGTCTTCCCAGCAAGCCGAGTAGCCCACCTCCCGAAAAAACGGGCGGCCTGCAAGACCAGCTTCGTCCCCTGCGGCCGCCCGCGAGCGGACCGTTTCCGAGCTTATCCCCGCATCAGACAAGGTCACGCCGATTCGCGAACATAAGCCGGTAAACCACGACGCGCCAGCGCGAACTCGGGGTAATGATCCATGGCCGCAAAGGTCCGGGGCATGGCATCACGAGAGAAGTGCGTCCGTTGAAACGCCTGATTTTGGGCCAGAGAGGCGAGGTCCCGTTCAAATTCGACACGATGCGCGCGCAGTGCGGGGGCCTCGCGCAAGATGGCCTCGAGCATGACCCGCGGTGCCACGCGTGGGGCCGTCATCTGGCCAGCGACGTGGTCGAGCAAGACGACATTCAGACGCCGTTGCCACATCGGCGCTCGTTCCCAGAGATGCGTGAGCAGGTGCATGTCGATCGACACGTGACGCGTCTCATCCACCATGTGAGCGTGATAGACCGCCTTGAACAGCGGATCCACGCGGGGGTCCTGGTGGTACTTGCGATACAGGTCGAGGGAGCGCTCCTCGACGAGCATGGCGAGCCAGATCCAGAAAACAAAGAAGCCTGGTCCTCCCTCCAACGCGGTCGCAAGCAGCCGGGCGCCTGGATGGCGCCCGTAAATTTGGAGGGTGCGACTTGCGTAAGTTTCAGGTTCGGCCGCCTCCAGCAGGCGCCAGAACATCTCGGTGTGCTTGGCCTCTTCGTCGACGAAGTCCTGGAGACACGCCGCCACATCTTCCGGCAAGCGGTAACGCTTGGGCCGATCCAGCACACGCTGCGCAATCGGGCCCAGCAGATGTTCCTCGAAATATATGAAGTTTTCGACCTTGGCCACCGCCGTGACACGCGCTCCGGCTCGACGTTCTGCATCGCCCAGCCGCTCGTATGAGGGCGAATGATACAGGTAGCCAATGCATTCCGGCCCCCACCAGGCATCCTTGGAGACCCCCAGTTGCCAGGGCAAGCCATCCACGTCCAGCGGTCGTTGGGTGGCCTGACGATGCAGGACCTGGGGATCAATCAAGTGGGTGGTCACGCGCCCGTCTCCTCGCTCAAGATTCGAAT from Candidatus Sericytochromatia bacterium carries:
- a CDS encoding diiron oxygenase; the protein is MTTHLIDPQVLHRQATQRPLDVDGLPWQLGVSKDAWWGPECIGYLYHSPSYERLGDAERRAGARVTAVAKVENFIYFEEHLLGPIAQRVLDRPKRYRLPEDVAACLQDFVDEEAKHTEMFWRLLEAAEPETYASRTLQIYGRHPGARLLATALEGGPGFFVFWIWLAMLVEERSLDLYRKYHQDPRVDPLFKAVYHAHMVDETRHVSIDMHLLTHLWERAPMWQRRLNVVLLDHVAGQMTAPRVAPRVMLEAILREAPALRAHRVEFERDLASLAQNQAFQRTHFSRDAMPRTFAAMDHYPEFALARRGLPAYVRESA